One genomic region from Pseudochaenichthys georgianus chromosome 15, fPseGeo1.2, whole genome shotgun sequence encodes:
- the slc18a3a gene encoding probable vesicular acetylcholine transporter-A → MEPEETKEGRATNLAQSAASKLSQMSERTQQLGNVIQDPVRQKRIILVIVCTALLLDNMLYMVIVPIIPDYLEGLQKAADHAEAIAPHSNFTNSTMHTTAKGNFDLQIGVLFASKAILQLLVNPISGTFIDRVGYEIPLFIGLNVMFLSTVTFAFADNYATLFLARSMQGLGSAFADTAGIALIADRYTVETERSKALGIALAFISFGSLAAPPFGGVLYEFAGKRVPFLILACICLTDGILCLTVLKPFSNRERENMPVGTPMHKLMVDPYIAVVAGALIVCNIPLAFLEPTIANWMEETMHSSQWEIGLAWFPAFFPHVLGVFLVVKLAAKYPHLQWFYGAIGMVFIGASSCTVPACKTFGQLMFPLCGICFGIAFVDTALLPTLAFLVDVRHVSVYGSVYAIADISYCVAYALGPVVAGQIVHDLGFVQLNLGMGLINVLYAPALLLLKNVTQMKPSFSERNMLLDDGPTGLYDTIKMEQREKKKKGLCTTIDEGGTETFAQRSYSEEESSGGEYA, encoded by the coding sequence ATGGAGCCGGAGGAGACCAAAGAGGGACGTGCCACTAATTTGGCTCAATCTGCCGCCTCCAAACTGTCCCAGATGAGCGAAAGAACTCAACAACTGGGCAACGTTATCCAAGATCCAGTTCGGCAGAAACGGATTATTCTAGTAATAGTCTGCACTGCACTTTTGTTAGACAACATGCTTTATATGGTAATTGTGCCCATTATACCCGATTACCTTGAAGGGCTACAGAAAGCAGCGGACCATGCCGAGGCCATTGCACCCCACTCCAACTTCACTAACAGCACCATGCACACAACAGCCAAGGGGAACTTCGACCTACAGATTGGCGTTCTTTTTGCCTCCAAGGCAATCCTGCAGCTCCTGGTGAACCCGATAAGTGGCACGTTTATAGACAGGGTGGGGTATGAAATTCCACTCTTCATCGGTCTTAATGTCATGTTCCTGTCCACTGTTACTTTTGCCTTCGCTGATAACTACGCGACTCTGTTCCTGGCGCGCAGCATGCAGGGCCTCGGCTCGGCTTTCGCGGACACCGCGGGGATCGCTCTGATCGCAGACAGGTACACAGTGGAGACAGAGAGGAGCAAAGCGCTGGGTATTGCCTTAGCTTTCATCTCTTTTGGAAGTCTCGCGGCGCCGCCCTTTGGAGGGGTCCTCTACGAGTTTGCAGGGAAACGGGTGCCCTTCCTGATTCTGGCCTGCATCTGCCTCACCGATGGCATACTGTGCCTGACTGTGCTGAAACCTTTCTCGAACCGAGAGAGAGAAAACATGCCAGTGGGCACCCCAATGCATAAACTGATGGTTGATCCTTATATCGCTGTAGTAGCTGGTGCTCTGATAGTTTGTAACATCCCCCTCGCCTTCCTTGAGCCAACTATCGCTAACTGGATGGAGGAAACCATGCACTCCAGCCAGTGGGAAATCGGCCTGGCATGGTTTCCTGCCTTCTTCCCTCATGTTTTAGGTGTATTTCTCGTTGTCAAATTAGCAGCCAAGTACCCTCACCTCCAGTGGTTTTACGGGGCAATAGGTATGGTGTTCATAGGTGCGAGCTCCTGCACAGTGCCAGCCTGTAAAACCTTTGGACAGCTCATGTTCCCGCTGTGCGGAATCTGTTTTGGAATCGCCTTCGTGGACACGGCGCTATTGCCAACACTGGCTTTTCTGGTGGATGTGCGACACGTGTCAGTGTATGGCAGTGTCTACGCCATCGCTGACATCTCTTACTGTGTGGCCTATGCCCTGGGGCCAGTGGTGGCTGGGCAGATAGTACACGACCTGGGCTTTGTTCAGCTCAATTTAGGCATGGGCCTCATTAATGTACTTTACGCACCGGCGCTCCTTCTGCTGAAGAACGTGACACAGATGAAGCCATCTTTCTCAGAGCGAAACATGCTCCTGGACGATGGCCCAACAGGACTGTACGATACGATTAAGATGGAGCAACgagaaaagaagaaaaaggGTTTGTGTACAACGATCGACGAGGGTGGCACTGAAACCTTTGCGCAACGGTCATACTCAGAGGAGGAATCCTCAGGAGGAGAGTATGCGTAA